GGCCGAGGCCGCGCTGCGCGACTACCAGCAGCAGCTGGAGCGGGTGTTCGTGGAGACCAAGGAGGCCAAGAAGCAGGGTGCTGCTCCGTCGGCCCCCGACTCCTCGACCGGCACCGACGCCGAGGGTCACGGCGGTCTCGAGCGCCCGTCGGCGCAGGCCGCCGACGACGCCACCGTCGACGGACGCAACCGGTCGACCGCGATCAGCGAGGCCGACCTCGCCAAGATCGGCCAGACCTGGGTCAACCCGCCGGAGGGCTTCACCGTCCACCCCAAGCTCGCGAAGCTCATGCAGCGCCGCAACGAGATGGTGACCAAGGGCGGAATCGACTGGGCCATGGGCGAATTGGCGGCCTTCGGTTCGCTGCTGATGGAGGGCATCCCGGTGCGCCTCGCCGGCCAGGACAGCCGCCGCGGCACCTTCGTGCAGCGCCATGCCGTGCTCATCGACAAGGTCAACGGCAACGAGTGGACGCCGCTGCGTTACCTCAGCCCCGACCAGGCGTGGTTCTGGGTCTACGACTCGCTGCTGTCGGAGTACGCCGCGATGGGCTTCGAGTACGGCTACTCGGTCGAGCGCCCCGACGCGCTCGTGCTGTGGGAGGCGCAGTTCGGCGACTTCGTCAACGGCGCCCAGACGATCCTCGACGAGTTCATCTCCTCCTCCGAGCAGAAGTGGGCGCAGCGTTCGTCGGTCGTGCTGCTGCTGCCGCACGGCTACGAGGGCCAGGGCCCCGACCACAGCTCGGCCCGCATCGAGCGGTTCCTGCAGCTGTTCGCCGAGGAGAACATGACGATCGCCTACCCGAGCACGCCGGCGTCGTACTTCCACCTGCTGCGTCGCCAGGCCTACGCCCGTCCGCGTCGTCCGCTGATCGTCTTCACCCCGAAGCAACTGCTGCGTCTGAAGGCCGCCACCAGCGAGCCGCAGGACTTCACCAGCGGCGTGTTCCAGCCGGTGCTGCGCGACCACACCCAGCCCGACCCGTCCCAGGTCGACCGGGTGCTGCTGGCTTCGGCCCGCGTGGTCTACGACCTCGAGGCCGAGCGCGAGAAGCGTGGCGACAAGCGCACCGCGATCGTTCGCGTCGAGCAGTTGGCGCCGATCCCGGGCAAGGAGATCGCCGAGGCCATCGCCGAGTACCCGAACGCCGAACTGGTGTGGGTGCAGGACGAGCCGAAGAACCAGGGTGCGTGGCCGTTCATGGCGCTCAACCTGCCTGAGGTTCTGGCCGAGTTCGGCGAGAAGCGTTCGCTGCGGGTCGTCTCGCGTCCGAGCGCGGCATCCCCGGCCACCGGTTCGCCCAAGCGCCACGCGGCGCAGTTGGCGCAGCTGTTGGCCGGCGCGTTCGACCGCTGAGATGTACTTCACCGACCGCGGCATCGAGGAGCTTTCGACTCGACGCGGCGAGGAGGAAGTCAGCTTCGAGTGGCTCGCCGACCAGTTGCGCACGTTCCTCGACCTCAACCCTGAGTTCGAGGTGCCCGTCGAACGCCTGGCAACATGGTTGGCTCGACTCGACGACGACGAGTGACGGATTGACAGTGAGGTACGCGTGACCCAGCAGGATGAGCGGCGCGAGCCGGTGTTCAACCCGAGTGCGGAGTTCCAGGTGGTCGACGGGCCGCGCCGGGTGGGCGTGTGCTTCGTCGGCGACGAGTACGTCGCGGGCCTTGGTGACCCCAAGGCCCTCGGCTGGGTCTCCCGGGTTGTCGCCCGCACCCCGCACGCCGGCGTCGACCTCGCGGGTTACAACCTCGGCGTGCGCGGCGACAGCTCCACGGAGGTGTTGGCGCGCTGGCAGCAGGAGTCGGACCTGCGCTGGCGCAGCGCGAACGAGCGGCGCCTGGTCGTCGGCTTCGGCGCGGCCGACGTCGAGCAGGGCATGTCGACCGCGCGCTCCCGGCTCAACCTCGCCAACATCCTCGACGACGCGTCGTCGGCCGCGATCGCCGCGTTCGTGGTCGGGCCGGCACCCACGCTCGACAACGAGTTCAACGAGCGCCTGCAGGTGTTGGTGGATGCTCAGGCCGACGTGTGCGCGCGCCGCGGTGTGACGTATGTCGACTGCTTCCGGCCGCTGCTCGGCCACGACCAGTGGCAGGCCGACCTCGCGGCCTCACCCGACGGGCTGCCCGGCCAGGCCGGTTACGGCCTCATCGCCTGGCTGGTGCTGCACGCGGGATGGCAAGCGTGGCTGGATCTCTGAGCAGCTGACCGGCGCCCGATGATGCCGCAGTCCCCCGCGACCGACGCCGCCCGGTTGCTCGACGTTGCCCGCCGGGTGTTGTTCGTGCACGCCCACCCGGACGACGAGACGCTGGCCACCGGCGCGCTCATCGCCGAACTCGTCGACCGCGGGGTCGAGGTGCACGTGCTCACCGCAACTCGCGGCGAACGCGGCGAGTTGGTGCCTGGTGTGGCCGACGTCGAGCCCGGTTCGGCGGCCTTCGTGGCGTTGCGTGAGCAGGAACTGCGTCGCGCGCTGGCGGCTCTCGGCGTCGACCATCACGCCTTCCTCGGCACCGCACCGGCCCGCGACCCCGGTGCGACGACCGCACGCCGCTACCGCGACTCGGGCATGCGCTGGGTGACCCCCGACGTGGCCGGTCCGGCCGAAGACTCCGGCCCCGAGTCACTCACTGCCGCAACGGTTTCCGAGGCCGCCAGTGACCTCGACGCATATGTCGCGGCCACCGCGCCCGACCTGTTGATCTCCTACGACAAGAACGGCGGCTACGGTCACCCCGACCACGTGCGCACGCACGACCTCACCGCCCAGGTGGCCGGCCACACCGGCATCCCGATGCTCGAGGTGATCCCGCCCGATCGCACGGTCGACGGCGACCTCGACGCGATCGCATGGCTCGACCTGTCGAGCCGACTCGGACGTGTGCAGGATGCGCTGCGCGCGCACGCGTCGCAGGTGCAGGTCGACGGCGACCACGTGGTGCACGTCGGAGGGCAACGCGAACCCATCGTCGTGCGCGCCGGTGTTCGCCTGCGCGCCACCGAAGCTCCGTAGGCTGATGTCATGACCTCGACGCCGACCTCCGACCCCTCGCCTCTGCTCCCCGCGCTGCCCGACGAGGACTGGTCGCGGGTGTTGTGCGTCGTCGCCCACCCCGACGACATGGAGTACGGCTCGTCCGCCGCCGTCGCCGCCTGGACCGCGCGCGGGGTCGAGGTCACCTACCTGCTGCTGACCAGCGGTGAGGCCGGCATGCAGACGCCGCCGGAGCAGGTCGGGCCGATCCGGGCGGACGAACAGGCCAAGGCGTGCGAGACGGTCGATGTCAGCGACCTGGTCATCATGAACCACCCCGACGGGATGCTGATGCCGACGCTCGAGCTGCGTCGCGACATCGCCCGGGTGATCCGCCGGGTGCGTCCCGACGCGGTGCTCACCGCCAACTTCGACTTCGAGGCGTATGGCGGTCTGAACCAGGCCGACCACCGGGCCGCCGGGCTGGCGACCGTCGACGCGGTGCGCGACGCCGACAACACATGGGTCTTCCGCGAGCTCGCCGAGGACGAGGGATTGCGCAAGTGGCACACCCGGTGGCTGCTGGTGGCCGGGCACCCGGACGCCACCCACGCCCTGGCGGTGGGCGCCGACCAGGTCGCCGCGTCCGTCGCGTCGCTCGAATGCCACCAGGCCTATCTGGCTGACCTGCCGTGGCACCCGAAGCCGGCCGACTTCATCCCGGAGATCCTGCGCACCGGCGGAAAGGCAGCCGGCCACGAGTTCGCAGTGACCTTCCGCGCCTACGACCTGGGTTAGTGCGGCATCGCCGGTGGTGGCACCTTCTGTACCGCTACGAAAGGCTCACGGCGGCGGGACGGCTCGTGCTCCCAGCGACGAAGGAGCAGGGATCACGAACGCCGAAGGAGCCGCCAGAGCTAATACGCACCGTCGCCGCGGATCACAGCGCGCACGGTCTTCACCAGAATCAGCAGGTCACCGGTGATCGACCAGTTCTCGACGTAGTAGAGGTCCTTGCGCACGCTCTCGTCCCAGGTGAGGTTGGAGCGTCCGCCGACCTGCCAGGGGCCGGTGATGCCGGGCTTGACGTAGAGGCGCCGGTGCACGTGCTGGTCGTAGAGGTCGACCTCGGTGGGCAGCGGCGGACGGGGACCGACGAGCGACATGTCACCACGCAGCACATCGAACAGCTGCGGCAGTTCGTCGATCGAGTAGCGGCGGATGAAACGGCCGACGCGGGTGACCCGCGGGTCGGCGCGCAACTTGAACAGGATCGCGTTGCCGTCGTGCCGGGCGCGCAGTTCGGCCTGCTTCGCCTCGGCGTCGGGCACCATCGAGCGGAACTTCGTGATGCGGAACCGGTCGCCGTTGACCCCGACCCGCTCCTGGCGGTAGAAGATCGGGCCGCGATCCTCGAGTTTGATGGCGAGCGCCGCGATGAGCATGACCGGCATGAGCGCGAGCGTTCCGAGGCCGCCGACGATGACGTCGAAGGCGCGTTTGCCGAGGTACTTCACGCCGGTGTAGCGCGGCATGTCGACCGCGATCAGCGGGAGTCCGTCGACCGGCTGCCAGTGGATTCGAGGGCCCGCCACGTCGGTGATCCGGGAGGCGAGCACCAGGTCGCAGTCGGTGTCTTCCAGGGCCCAGCCGAGGTCACGCAGGAAGGTCGGCCCGCTCGAACTCTGGCCGGCGACGACCACGGCGGTGGCACCGGAGATGACGGCGGACCGGGCGGCGTCCTCGGGCAGCCCCATCTCAGGGAGCATTCCGCCGTCGGCGAGTTCGAACTCGGCGTCGGTGCCGCCGGTCGCAACCGCGACCACCTTGTAGCCGGCGATGGAGGCCCGTTCCATGGCGTCGACGACGTAGCGCACCTCGACGGGTGACCCGACGACAAGCGCGCGTTCGACCCACTCGCCGCGCTCCCGCTGGCGCACCAGCATGCGGCGGGCGGCCAGCCGTCCGACCAGTAGTAGGAAGAGCCCGAGGGGTAGCGCGACGAGCAGGAATCCGCGGGCGAACTGGATCTGGAACAGTGCCGCGAAGATCGCGATGCCACCGAAGGTCGACCAGGTGGCGCGCGCCAGTCCGTGGTACTCGGCGGATCCGACGGCCACGACCCGCAGGCTGTAGCCACCGAACGCGGCGATGGTGGCCAGCCACGCGATGCCGAGCAGAACCGCGGTCTGGGGGTAGGAGAGTTCGGCGAGGCCGGACACCCGGCGATCGGTCTCGTCGCCGAACCGGATGATGACGGCGGTGCCGAGCGCGACGGCGACGGCGACGAAGTCGAAGGCGAACAGCCGTGCCTGCATCTTGCGGCGCCAGCCGACGTCTGTGCTCGCGACTGTTGTGACCCGCTGGTCGATGGCCATGGTCAGCCCTGGTTCTGGGAGTCGTTCGTCGAGGGGGCGGTGGCCGGCGAGGCGGCGGACAGGACATCGCTCACGGCGGGCAGTGCGGTGGCCAGGCGGTCGGCCCAGTCGGCGATCGGGTCGATGCCGACCGAGGCGAACGCGTCGTGGCCGAGCACGCTGTTGGCCGGACGCTGCGCGGGCGTGGGGAACTGTTCGGTGCTGATCGGGTTGACCCTGGCCGGGTCGAGCCCGGACAACCGGAAGATCTCCTGGGCGAACCCGTGCCAGCTCGTCGCGCCGCTGCTGGTGCCGTGGTAGTAGCCGCCCGGCGCACCGGAATCGACCAGTCGCACGATCAACTCGGCCAGATCGTGCGTCCAGGTCGGCTGCCCCTCCTGATCGGCCACCACTGTCAAAGTGTTCCGCTCACCGGCCAGTCGCAGCATCGTCTTGACGAAATTGCCTCCTCCCGCGCCGTACAACCATGCGGTGCGCACCACGTACGCGTCCGGGTCGGCCGCACGCACGGCCCACTCCCCGGCCACCTTGGTGCGGCCGTACGCCGACCGCGGCGCCTGCGGGTGGTCCTCGCCGTACGCTCCCTGCGCGGCACCGTCGAACACGTAATCGGTCGACACGTGCACGAACCGTGCACCAACCTCACGCGCCACGACAGCGGCGTTCCGGGCCCCGACCGCGTTGATCGCGAACGCCTCGGCCTCATGAGCCTCGGCCGCGTCGACCGCGGTCCACGCCGCACAGTTGACGACGACCCGAACGCCGGACGAACCCAGCGACCGCGACTCCCCCGCAGCCGACCCCGTAACCGACACTGCGGCACGCACCGCGTCGAGATCACGGATGTCGCAGTCGGCGCTACCCAACGCCACGAACTCCCGACCGGCAGTTGTCAGCACACGCTGCAGATCCTGACCGAGCATGCCGGTCCCCCCCAGCAACACCCACATCAGTTATGCGTTTCCAATACCTGTTGGGTCAACGCGTACTTGTTCTCGACATCCTGTTTCATCGGACGCCACCACCCCTCATTGTTCCGATACCACTCGATCGTGGCCGCCAACCCATCCGCGAAGTCGGTGTACACCGGCGACCACCCCAACTCCGACCGCAACCGCGACGCATCGATCGCGTACCGGCGATCGTGCCCCGCCCGATCCGTCACATGATCGAACGCATCCACCGGCTGCCCGAACCCGGCCAGGATCGCCTCGATCACCGACCGGTTCGACTCCTCACCATCCGCCCCGATCAGATACGTCGCACCGATCTGCCCGCGCTCGATGATCGTCCACACCGCACTGTTGTGGTCATCGACATGGATCCAGTCCCGCACGTTCAACCCGTCGCCGTACAACTTCGGCCGCACCCCGTCGATCAGATTCGTGATCTGCCGCGGAATGAACTTCTCCACATGCTGCCTGGGCCCGTAATTGTTCGAACAGTTCGAGATCGTCGCCGCCACCCCGAACGACCGCACCCACGCCCGCACCAACAAATCCGACGCGCCCTTGGTCGACGAATACGGCGACGAGGGGTTGTACGGCGTCGCCTCGGTGAACCGGTTCGGGTCGTCCAACTCCAGATCGCCGTACACCTCATCGGTCGAGATGTGGTGATACCGCACCCCGTGCCGACGCACCGCCTCCAACAACGTGTACGTGCCGATCACGTTCGTGTCCAGGAACGGCCGCGGATCGGCCAACGAGTTGTCGTTGTGCGACTCCGCCGCGAAGTGCACCACCACATCCGCACCCGACACCAACGAATCGACCAACCCGGCATCACAGATGTCACCCTGCACGAACTCGACCATCGAGTCCCCACGCGCATCCTCGAGGACACCGTCCAAGGACGCCAACGACCCCGCATACGTCAACTTGTCCAGCACCGTCACCCGCACATCCGGACGCGTCGCCCGGGTCAAGTGAACGAAATTACTCCCGATGAAACCGGCCCCACCGGTAACGACAACGTGCACAGAACACCCTTCCAACGTGAACCCGAAAGCATCCGATCCCCCCTGGATCTTGCGAGTCTCCCCTTGACCCCGTGGCAAGACTAGACCCGTCGGTAGCATGTGCGCACATGAAAGGGATAATTCTCGCGGGGGGCTCGGGCACCCGGCTGCACCCGATCACCAGGGCGATCAGCAAGCAACTGATGCCGATCTACGACAAGCCGATGGTCTACTACCCGCTGTCGACCCTGATGATGGCCGGCATCCGCGAAATCCTGATCATCACCACGCCCCACGACGCCGACCAGTTCCAACGCCTCCTCGGCGACGGCTCCCAGTGGGGCATCGAGCTGACCTACGCGGTGCAACCCTCCCCGGACGGCCTCGCTCAGGCCTTCATCATCGGCGCCGACTTCATCGGCGCCGACTCCGTCGCCCTGGTGCTGGGCGACAACATCTTCCACGGCGCCGGGCTCGGCACCCGGCTGCGCGACCACAACCGCCTCACCGGCGGGCTGATCTTCGCCTACCACGTGCCCGACCCGACCGCCTACGGCGTCGTCGAGTTCGACGACGACATGCGCGCCATCTCCATCGAGGAGAAACCCGCACACCCGAAGTCGAGCTTCGCGGTGCCCGGCCTCTACTTCTACGACAACGACGTCGTCGACCTCGCCCGCAACCTCACCCCCAGCGCCCGCGGCGAACTCGAGATCACCGGCATCAACGACGCCTACCTGCGCCGCGGCGACCTCCAGGTCACCGTCCTGCCGCGCGGCACCGCGTGGTTCGACACCGGCACCTTCGAGGGCCTCATGTCGGCCTCCCAGTTCGTGCACGTCGTCGAGGAACAACAAGGACTCAAGATCGGCTGCGTCGAGGAGATCGCCTGGCGTGCCGG
This genomic stretch from Calidifontibacter indicus harbors:
- a CDS encoding sugar transferase, with the protein product MAIDQRVTTVASTDVGWRRKMQARLFAFDFVAVAVALGTAVIIRFGDETDRRVSGLAELSYPQTAVLLGIAWLATIAAFGGYSLRVVAVGSAEYHGLARATWSTFGGIAIFAALFQIQFARGFLLVALPLGLFLLLVGRLAARRMLVRQRERGEWVERALVVGSPVEVRYVVDAMERASIAGYKVVAVATGGTDAEFELADGGMLPEMGLPEDAARSAVISGATAVVVAGQSSSGPTFLRDLGWALEDTDCDLVLASRITDVAGPRIHWQPVDGLPLIAVDMPRYTGVKYLGKRAFDVIVGGLGTLALMPVMLIAALAIKLEDRGPIFYRQERVGVNGDRFRITKFRSMVPDAEAKQAELRARHDGNAILFKLRADPRVTRVGRFIRRYSIDELPQLFDVLRGDMSLVGPRPPLPTEVDLYDQHVHRRLYVKPGITGPWQVGGRSNLTWDESVRKDLYYVENWSITGDLLILVKTVRAVIRGDGAY
- a CDS encoding PIG-L deacetylase family protein yields the protein MMPQSPATDAARLLDVARRVLFVHAHPDDETLATGALIAELVDRGVEVHVLTATRGERGELVPGVADVEPGSAAFVALREQELRRALAALGVDHHAFLGTAPARDPGATTARRYRDSGMRWVTPDVAGPAEDSGPESLTAATVSEAASDLDAYVAATAPDLLISYDKNGGYGHPDHVRTHDLTAQVAGHTGIPMLEVIPPDRTVDGDLDAIAWLDLSSRLGRVQDALRAHASQVQVDGDHVVHVGGQREPIVVRAGVRLRATEAP
- a CDS encoding DUF6104 family protein, with protein sequence MYFTDRGIEELSTRRGEEEVSFEWLADQLRTFLDLNPEFEVPVERLATWLARLDDDE
- a CDS encoding GDSL-type esterase/lipase family protein, which encodes MTQQDERREPVFNPSAEFQVVDGPRRVGVCFVGDEYVAGLGDPKALGWVSRVVARTPHAGVDLAGYNLGVRGDSSTEVLARWQQESDLRWRSANERRLVVGFGAADVEQGMSTARSRLNLANILDDASSAAIAAFVVGPAPTLDNEFNERLQVLVDAQADVCARRGVTYVDCFRPLLGHDQWQADLAASPDGLPGQAGYGLIAWLVLHAGWQAWLDL
- the rfbD gene encoding dTDP-4-dehydrorhamnose reductase, encoding MWVLLGGTGMLGQDLQRVLTTAGREFVALGSADCDIRDLDAVRAAVSVTGSAAGESRSLGSSGVRVVVNCAAWTAVDAAEAHEAEAFAINAVGARNAAVVAREVGARFVHVSTDYVFDGAAQGAYGEDHPQAPRSAYGRTKVAGEWAVRAADPDAYVVRTAWLYGAGGGNFVKTMLRLAGERNTLTVVADQEGQPTWTHDLAELIVRLVDSGAPGGYYHGTSSGATSWHGFAQEIFRLSGLDPARVNPISTEQFPTPAQRPANSVLGHDAFASVGIDPIADWADRLATALPAVSDVLSAASPATAPSTNDSQNQG
- a CDS encoding PIG-L deacetylase family protein, which translates into the protein MTSTPTSDPSPLLPALPDEDWSRVLCVVAHPDDMEYGSSAAVAAWTARGVEVTYLLLTSGEAGMQTPPEQVGPIRADEQAKACETVDVSDLVIMNHPDGMLMPTLELRRDIARVIRRVRPDAVLTANFDFEAYGGLNQADHRAAGLATVDAVRDADNTWVFRELAEDEGLRKWHTRWLLVAGHPDATHALAVGADQVAASVASLECHQAYLADLPWHPKPADFIPEILRTGGKAAGHEFAVTFRAYDLG
- the rfbB gene encoding dTDP-glucose 4,6-dehydratase codes for the protein MHVVVTGGAGFIGSNFVHLTRATRPDVRVTVLDKLTYAGSLASLDGVLEDARGDSMVEFVQGDICDAGLVDSLVSGADVVVHFAAESHNDNSLADPRPFLDTNVIGTYTLLEAVRRHGVRYHHISTDEVYGDLELDDPNRFTEATPYNPSSPYSSTKGASDLLVRAWVRSFGVAATISNCSNNYGPRQHVEKFIPRQITNLIDGVRPKLYGDGLNVRDWIHVDDHNSAVWTIIERGQIGATYLIGADGEESNRSVIEAILAGFGQPVDAFDHVTDRAGHDRRYAIDASRLRSELGWSPVYTDFADGLAATIEWYRNNEGWWRPMKQDVENKYALTQQVLETHN
- the rfbA gene encoding glucose-1-phosphate thymidylyltransferase RfbA, whose translation is MKGIILAGGSGTRLHPITRAISKQLMPIYDKPMVYYPLSTLMMAGIREILIITTPHDADQFQRLLGDGSQWGIELTYAVQPSPDGLAQAFIIGADFIGADSVALVLGDNIFHGAGLGTRLRDHNRLTGGLIFAYHVPDPTAYGVVEFDDDMRAISIEEKPAHPKSSFAVPGLYFYDNDVVDLARNLTPSARGELEITGINDAYLRRGDLQVTVLPRGTAWFDTGTFEGLMSASQFVHVVEEQQGLKIGCVEEIAWRAGWIDDDTLRGHADDLTKSGYGLYLHRILGEGRRRHHGL